The nucleotide window AGACGGTTATGTCGATCAGCTGGCGCATTACGGAGCGGATCAAGTGGTTGTCGTCAACAACGAAAAGCTCAACCAGTACACCACCGACGGCTACCTGCAGGCCTTCATTAAAGTGATTGAGCATGTGGGGCCGGATGCGATCGTGCTGGGGCATACCGCTCTGGGGAAAGACCTGGCTCCCCGCGTGGCCGCAAAGCTTGATTTGGGCCTGATTAGCGACTGCACGGACATTGAGGTCAATGGCGACGAAGTGATTACCACGCGCCCGATCTATTCCGGCAAGGCATTTGCCAAGCGGAAATTCAAGAGCGGAACCTTGTTTGTCACGGTCCGGCCCAACAACATCGGTTTCGACGAACCGGACACCAGCCGTTCTGCCGAGAGGGTGGACCTGGCTGTCGAGCTGAGCGACGATTCCTTGCGCACCTTGGTCAAGGAAGTGGTGAAGAAAGCCTCCACCGGGGTTGACCTGACCGAAGCCAAAATTATCGTGGCAGGCGGCCGCGGCGTGAAAAGTGCGGAAGGATTCAAG belongs to Bacillus thermozeamaize and includes:
- a CDS encoding electron transfer flavoprotein subunit alpha: MAKKVLVLAEAKDGNLRNVTFEALNAARRISNGGSVVAAAFGSAADGYVDQLAHYGADQVVVVNNEKLNQYTTDGYLQAFIKVIEHVGPDAIVLGHTALGKDLAPRVAAKLDLGLISDCTDIEVNGDEVITTRPIYSGKAFAKRKFKSGTLFVTVRPNNIGFDEPDTSRSAERVDLAVELSDDSLRTLVKEVVKKASTGVDLTEAKIIVAGGRGVKSAEGFKPLYELAEVLGAAVGASRGACDAGYCDYSMQIGQTGKVVTPDLYIATL